A genomic segment from Janibacter sp. DB-40 encodes:
- the trxB gene encoding thioredoxin-disulfide reductase, whose amino-acid sequence MADANTSPVRNVIIIGSGPAGYTAAVYAARANLEPLMFEGSVTAGGALMNTTDVENFPGFTDGIMGPDLMLNMRAQAARFGAEIVTDDVTAVSLEGEVKVVTDGEGNEHRAHSVILAMGSAYRELGLEDEKRLSGHGVSWCATCDGFFFRDQDIVVVGGGDSAVEEATFLTKFARSVTIVHRRDELRASKIMADRAHANEKISFAWNSEVLAIHGDDKVSGLTLRDTVTGETREIEATGLFVAIGHDPRNELIKGVVDLDDEGYVLVEGRSTRTNVEGVFACGDLVDHTYRQAITAAGTGCSAALDAERWLAARDEAAAPAEDQALTSQENPVAGTVGAR is encoded by the coding sequence GTGGCCGACGCCAACACCTCCCCCGTCCGCAATGTCATCATCATCGGGTCCGGTCCGGCCGGCTACACCGCCGCCGTCTACGCCGCCCGTGCGAACCTCGAGCCGCTGATGTTCGAGGGCTCCGTCACCGCTGGTGGGGCCCTGATGAACACGACCGACGTCGAGAACTTCCCCGGCTTCACCGACGGCATCATGGGCCCGGACCTCATGCTCAACATGCGGGCCCAGGCGGCTCGGTTCGGCGCGGAGATCGTCACGGACGACGTCACCGCGGTCTCGCTCGAGGGTGAGGTCAAGGTCGTCACCGATGGCGAGGGCAACGAGCACCGTGCCCACTCGGTCATCCTCGCGATGGGCTCGGCCTACCGCGAGCTCGGTCTCGAGGACGAGAAGCGCCTGTCCGGCCACGGCGTCAGCTGGTGTGCCACGTGTGACGGTTTCTTCTTCCGCGACCAGGACATCGTCGTCGTCGGTGGCGGGGACTCCGCCGTCGAGGAGGCGACCTTCCTGACCAAGTTCGCCCGGTCGGTGACCATCGTGCACCGTCGCGACGAGCTGCGCGCCAGCAAGATCATGGCCGACCGCGCACACGCCAACGAGAAGATCTCCTTCGCCTGGAACTCCGAGGTCCTGGCCATCCACGGCGATGACAAGGTCTCCGGACTGACCCTGCGCGACACCGTCACCGGCGAGACCCGCGAGATCGAGGCCACCGGCCTCTTCGTCGCGATCGGGCACGACCCGCGCAACGAGCTGATCAAGGGCGTCGTCGACCTCGACGACGAGGGCTACGTCCTCGTCGAGGGGCGCTCGACCCGTACCAACGTCGAAGGGGTCTTCGCCTGCGGCGACCTCGTCGACCACACCTACCGGCAGGCGATCACGGCCGCCGGTACCGGATGCTCCGCCGCCCTGGATGCGGAGCGGTGGCTCGCCGCTCGCGACGAGGCCGCCGCGCCGGCCGAGGACCAGGCACTCACCTCCCAGGAGAACCCGGTCGCCGGCACCGTCGGCGCCCGCTGA
- the trxA gene encoding thioredoxin, giving the protein MATTPTTDATFDQDVLKSDTPVLVDFWATWCGPCRAVAPVLEELSGEYDGKLKIVKLDTDANPQITARYGITSIPTMHVFQNGEVVKTLVGAMPKPKLVKELEPFVG; this is encoded by the coding sequence ATGGCCACCACACCGACCACCGACGCCACCTTCGACCAGGACGTCCTCAAGAGCGACACCCCCGTGCTCGTGGACTTCTGGGCGACCTGGTGCGGCCCGTGCCGCGCTGTCGCTCCGGTCCTCGAGGAGCTGTCCGGTGAGTACGACGGCAAGCTGAAGATCGTCAAGCTCGACACGGACGCGAACCCTCAGATCACCGCCCGCTACGGCATCACGTCGATCCCGACCATGCACGTGTTCCAGAACGGCGAGGTCGTCAAGACCCTCGTCGGCGCCATGCCGAAGCCCAAGCTGGTCAAGGAGCTCGAGCCGTTCGTCGGCTGA